In Mixta intestinalis, the following are encoded in one genomic region:
- the tagF gene encoding type VI secretion system-associated protein TagF, whose amino-acid sequence MSHSPAIGWYGKLPSAGDFLQRRFPEALSRQWTHWFQVGLMNWQKNEEQRSDEAQRFAKAPVWNFVVPPMLGSQLVQMGCLLPARDSVGRQYPVCALHSFTPAEWTNGRLTQAGDWYQQLGRTLLLAVQDGYSAAELDGALLAIPAPPEPAVQQRSDILEVIGYGDNVTNLNWSLVAERFDPQRYTSFWWTNQTDGYPLYTHLHSGNFTSQLFSLLFDPAGGARPGRHGLYPPMFD is encoded by the coding sequence ATGAGCCACTCACCTGCGATCGGCTGGTATGGGAAATTGCCCAGCGCCGGTGACTTTTTACAGCGCCGTTTTCCTGAAGCGCTATCCCGTCAGTGGACCCACTGGTTTCAGGTGGGATTGATGAACTGGCAGAAAAATGAAGAACAGCGATCCGATGAGGCGCAGCGCTTCGCTAAAGCGCCGGTATGGAATTTCGTCGTGCCGCCGATGCTGGGCAGCCAGCTGGTGCAGATGGGCTGCCTGCTGCCAGCGCGTGACAGCGTGGGGCGTCAGTATCCGGTTTGTGCGCTGCACAGTTTCACGCCTGCCGAATGGACCAACGGACGTCTGACACAGGCGGGCGACTGGTATCAGCAGCTGGGGCGCACGCTGCTTCTGGCGGTGCAGGACGGCTACTCCGCCGCCGAACTTGATGGTGCGCTGCTGGCGATTCCGGCCCCGCCGGAGCCAGCCGTACAGCAGCGATCCGATATCCTGGAGGTTATCGGCTATGGCGACAATGTCACCAACCTGAACTGGTCGCTGGTGGCGGAACGCTTCGATCCACAGCGCTATACCAGCTTCTGGTGGACCAACCAGACCGATGGCTATCCGCTCTACACCCATCTGCACAGCGGCAACTTCACCAGCCAGCTTTTTTCGTTGTTGTTCGATCCCGCTGGAGGGGCCAGGCCAGGCCGCCACGGACTCTATCCGCCTATGTTTGATTAA
- the tssK gene encoding type VI secretion system baseplate subunit TssK translates to MNKAEKVVWSEGMFLRPHHFQQSESYLQSTLRDWGFAQRAWLWGFIDLEFDEAMLRQGKIALNSASGLLPDGTHFSFHDSRQAPAPLEIADNQTNVKVVLALPARRGGREEVIFSEAADSLARYLSFEQEVDDCNAVSIGPAVVQFGKMRLKLMLESELTAEWTAVGVARVIEKRSDKQLRLDSNYIPPMLNAINNPQLLDYLNDIHGLLAQRSQQIAQRLQQPGRFNTAEMVDFMLLALINHHLGLVSHLKNTPLLHPERLFSDWLAFATELFTWTPQRTPEAVLPRYDHDDIALGFSKLMLMLRQGLSLVMEESAIQLPLTERSHGLNVATVPEASMVREFGFVLAVRANVPGEALQTHFPAQMKVAPVTKIRDLVQLQLPGMVLRAMPTAPPQIPWHAGYNYFELEKGGELWKEMERSGAFALHLAGEFPGLDMEFWAIRSQSV, encoded by the coding sequence ATGAACAAAGCAGAAAAGGTGGTCTGGAGCGAAGGCATGTTCCTGCGCCCTCATCACTTTCAGCAGTCGGAAAGCTACCTGCAAAGCACGCTGCGCGACTGGGGTTTTGCCCAGCGAGCCTGGCTGTGGGGATTTATCGATCTGGAATTTGACGAGGCGATGCTGCGTCAGGGCAAAATTGCGCTCAACAGCGCCAGCGGCCTGCTGCCGGATGGCACCCACTTCTCCTTCCATGATTCGCGCCAGGCACCTGCGCCGCTGGAAATTGCCGATAACCAGACCAACGTAAAAGTTGTGCTGGCGCTACCAGCGCGGCGCGGCGGGCGTGAAGAGGTGATCTTTAGTGAGGCGGCGGATTCGCTGGCGCGCTATCTCAGCTTTGAGCAGGAAGTGGATGACTGTAATGCCGTTTCCATCGGCCCGGCGGTGGTGCAGTTTGGCAAAATGCGCCTGAAGCTGATGCTGGAGAGCGAATTGACCGCGGAATGGACCGCCGTTGGCGTCGCTCGCGTGATAGAAAAACGTAGCGACAAACAGCTTCGGCTCGACAGCAATTACATTCCGCCGATGCTTAACGCCATCAATAACCCCCAGCTGCTTGACTACCTGAACGACATCCATGGGCTGCTGGCACAGCGCAGCCAGCAGATCGCCCAGCGTTTGCAGCAGCCGGGGCGCTTTAACACCGCCGAAATGGTTGATTTCATGCTGCTGGCGTTAATCAATCATCACCTCGGACTGGTTTCTCACCTGAAAAATACGCCACTGCTGCATCCCGAACGGTTGTTCAGCGACTGGCTGGCGTTTGCCACGGAGCTTTTCACCTGGACGCCGCAGCGTACGCCGGAGGCGGTACTGCCGCGCTATGACCATGACGATATAGCCCTTGGTTTCAGCAAGCTGATGCTGATGCTGCGCCAGGGACTGTCGCTGGTGATGGAAGAGAGCGCAATCCAGCTGCCGCTGACGGAACGCTCGCACGGTCTGAATGTGGCTACCGTTCCTGAAGCATCAATGGTACGTGAGTTCGGCTTTGTGCTGGCGGTACGTGCCAACGTGCCGGGTGAAGCGCTGCAAACACACTTCCCGGCGCAGATGAAAGTCGCGCCAGTAACCAAAATCCGCGATCTGGTACAGCTACAGCTGCCGGGGATGGTGCTGCGCGCCATGCCTACCGCGCCGCCACAGATCCCCTGGCACGCCGGCTACAACTATTTCGAGCTGGAGAAAGGCGGGGAGTTATGGAAAGAGATGGAAAGGTCAGGCGCGTTTGCGCTTCATCTGGCCGGTGAGTTCCCCGGCCTGGATATGGAATTCTGGGCTATTCGCAGCCAGTCCGTCTGA
- the tssM gene encoding type VI secretion system membrane subunit TssM: MLKLLISFVTSRLMWGFVGISAICFIIWAIGPLIAIGDSRPLESEQNRLISIIVIYLVWGLSNLLPRLYNAWINRKLMGSLSNTEQAGESDRKRLPDEEQVLAERFDEASHLLRKAHFNRDGGRAPFWAQRFSRQYLYQLPWYVIIGAPGAGKTTALANSGLQFPLADRFGKTALRGIGGTRNCDWWFTNEAVLLDTAGRYTTQESQQAHDASEWQKFVNLLRKYRGRQPINGVIITISISDLLTQTPQEAQQQALNLRQRLMELHEQLGIRFPVYVLVTKADLLKGFRPWFSRLDKVQREQIWGFTFPWEQAKLADFDLIGAFTQEYALLQQRLDAGMADTLIMESDAQARAESYLFPQEFAALRPLLTDYLSTVFARSNFETQFAPRGIYFTSGTQEGLPFDRVMGELSRALHLPRNGAGRTKEEAGNGTSGAWNSIDKEAPIPAAKGQSFFLKDMLTNVVFQEAGLAGSNRWWELRNRAVLWSGYALLLALLVFVSLLWFTSYGNNKSYLREVQAKVPDVVAQSKQLQSRGEGDLFSLLPFLNSILSLPESSDFDLKHPPITRRMGLYRGVEVSDATESLYQKSLKQLLLPQVAQLITNWLRNDNGSDADYSYEALKAYQMLYQPQHYDGKFLHAWVMLNVRRNLPQNITHSQLRQLERHLAQLLETQIQASPYAKDDALVKREQALINKMPLSGRVYGRLRRLLLQDESLKPVSLADMGGPQSELVFTRKSGKPIGEGIPGLYTPAGYWERFDKNINTVTAALHKDDIWVLGRASVDEDKPQTDKAVRQLYMNDFMRQWDALLSDIELSSSADLSQRINSARLLSSSSSPLRKLVINLSRYLVLEPLPTDDDKPSASEQVNNATRTLEALFRTQRPTHAAALQEQTPEQRVTEHYAPIIELAQPLEQGGKTIAFDDFIKQLDELYRYLTAVQDAANSGMPPPSGEAISRLQASAGRLPGSLQNMFTHMAVGASSDAQRRDMENVRKRINVEVGTFCRQAIAGRYPLSRRGRSEVTPDDLARMFAPGTGLMDAFFRDNLAMKVDTTRSSWRFMPGIDGKSLPGGEALLRPFQQAQSIRDAFFANGANTPSFRVTIRTVRMDNDILNLTLDVDGQVLRYSHGPQAVQLMSWPGSGSTRQVRMQLGLVDGTTSTLVTNGAWALNRFFDRAALSAGSNSLSRQATFNVDGHLVTLEFTPNSIRNPFQLPGFSCP, encoded by the coding sequence ATGCTGAAATTACTGATTTCTTTTGTCACCAGCCGGTTGATGTGGGGCTTCGTTGGCATCTCTGCCATCTGCTTTATTATCTGGGCGATTGGTCCGCTAATCGCTATTGGTGACTCGCGCCCGCTGGAATCAGAACAGAATCGCCTGATTAGCATTATCGTGATCTATCTGGTCTGGGGCCTGAGCAATCTGCTGCCGCGCCTGTATAACGCCTGGATCAACCGCAAGCTAATGGGCAGCCTGAGCAACACTGAGCAAGCGGGCGAGAGCGATCGTAAACGGCTGCCTGACGAAGAGCAGGTGCTGGCCGAACGTTTTGATGAAGCATCGCATTTGCTGCGTAAGGCACACTTCAATCGTGATGGAGGACGCGCTCCTTTCTGGGCGCAGCGCTTCAGCCGCCAGTATCTTTATCAGCTGCCGTGGTATGTGATTATCGGCGCGCCGGGCGCGGGAAAAACCACCGCGCTGGCTAATTCCGGCCTGCAATTCCCGCTGGCGGATCGCTTTGGTAAAACCGCGCTACGCGGTATTGGCGGCACGCGCAACTGCGACTGGTGGTTTACCAATGAAGCGGTGCTGCTGGATACGGCGGGGCGCTATACCACCCAGGAAAGCCAGCAGGCGCATGATGCCAGCGAGTGGCAAAAGTTTGTCAATCTACTGCGCAAGTATCGCGGACGTCAGCCGATTAATGGCGTCATCATCACCATCAGCATTTCCGATCTGTTAACGCAAACGCCGCAGGAGGCGCAGCAACAGGCGCTTAACCTGCGCCAGCGCCTGATGGAACTGCATGAACAGCTTGGCATTCGTTTTCCGGTTTATGTGCTGGTAACTAAGGCGGATTTGCTGAAGGGATTTCGCCCGTGGTTCTCCCGGCTGGATAAGGTGCAGCGTGAGCAGATTTGGGGCTTCACCTTTCCGTGGGAGCAGGCGAAGCTGGCCGATTTTGATCTGATCGGTGCCTTTACGCAGGAATATGCCCTGTTGCAACAGCGTCTTGATGCTGGCATGGCGGATACCCTGATTATGGAAAGCGATGCGCAGGCACGAGCGGAAAGCTACCTGTTTCCCCAGGAGTTCGCGGCGCTGCGTCCGCTGCTGACGGATTATCTCAGTACCGTCTTTGCCCGTTCCAATTTCGAAACGCAGTTCGCACCACGCGGTATCTATTTCACCAGCGGTACGCAGGAAGGGCTGCCTTTCGATCGCGTAATGGGTGAGCTGAGTCGTGCGCTGCATCTGCCGCGTAACGGTGCGGGGCGCACTAAAGAAGAAGCGGGCAACGGCACCAGCGGTGCCTGGAACAGTATTGATAAAGAAGCGCCGATTCCGGCAGCGAAGGGCCAGAGCTTCTTCCTCAAAGATATGCTGACCAATGTGGTTTTCCAGGAGGCGGGGCTGGCTGGCAGCAATCGCTGGTGGGAACTGCGCAACCGTGCGGTGCTTTGGTCTGGTTACGCGCTACTGCTGGCACTGCTGGTATTCGTTTCGCTGCTGTGGTTTACCAGCTACGGCAACAACAAAAGCTACCTGCGCGAAGTACAGGCGAAGGTGCCGGATGTGGTGGCGCAGAGCAAACAGCTACAGTCGCGTGGCGAAGGCGATCTCTTCTCGCTGCTGCCGTTCCTTAACAGCATATTGAGCCTGCCGGAAAGCAGTGATTTTGACCTGAAACATCCGCCGATAACGCGTCGTATGGGCCTTTATCGCGGTGTTGAAGTCAGCGATGCGACCGAATCGCTGTACCAGAAATCGCTGAAGCAGCTGTTGCTGCCGCAGGTAGCACAGCTGATAACCAACTGGCTGCGCAATGATAACGGCAGCGATGCGGATTACAGTTACGAGGCGCTGAAGGCGTATCAGATGCTCTATCAGCCGCAGCACTATGACGGCAAATTCCTCCACGCCTGGGTAATGCTTAACGTGCGGCGCAACCTGCCGCAGAACATCACGCATTCTCAGCTGCGTCAGCTGGAACGCCACCTGGCACAGCTGCTGGAGACGCAAATTCAGGCTTCGCCCTATGCCAAAGATGACGCGCTGGTAAAGCGCGAGCAGGCGCTGATCAATAAAATGCCGCTTTCCGGGCGCGTTTATGGCCGCCTCAGACGCCTGCTGCTACAGGATGAAAGCCTGAAACCGGTCTCGCTTGCTGATATGGGCGGTCCACAAAGTGAGTTGGTGTTCACTCGCAAAAGCGGCAAGCCGATCGGCGAAGGTATCCCTGGGCTTTATACCCCGGCAGGCTACTGGGAGCGCTTTGATAAAAACATCAATACGGTCACCGCCGCGCTGCACAAGGATGATATCTGGGTATTGGGCCGGGCGTCAGTTGATGAGGATAAACCGCAAACGGATAAGGCGGTGCGCCAGCTTTATATGAACGACTTTATGCGTCAGTGGGACGCGCTGTTGAGCGATATTGAACTCAGCAGCAGCGCCGATCTGTCGCAGCGTATCAACAGCGCTCGCCTGCTCTCCAGCAGCAGTTCGCCGCTGCGTAAGCTGGTCATTAACCTCAGCCGTTATCTGGTGTTGGAGCCGCTACCAACAGATGACGATAAGCCCTCAGCGAGCGAGCAGGTTAACAATGCAACCCGCACGCTGGAGGCGCTGTTCCGTACGCAGCGGCCAACGCATGCCGCCGCGCTTCAGGAGCAAACGCCGGAACAACGCGTGACTGAGCACTATGCGCCGATTATCGAGCTGGCGCAGCCGCTGGAACAGGGCGGTAAAACTATCGCCTTTGATGATTTTATTAAGCAGCTTGATGAGCTTTACCGCTATCTGACGGCGGTTCAGGATGCTGCCAACAGCGGCATGCCGCCGCCTTCCGGCGAGGCGATCAGCCGTTTGCAGGCCAGCGCCGGACGGCTGCCAGGCTCGCTGCAAAATATGTTCACCCATATGGCGGTGGGTGCCAGCAGCGATGCTCAACGGCGCGATATGGAAAATGTTCGTAAGCGTATCAATGTTGAGGTTGGCACCTTTTGCCGCCAGGCCATCGCCGGACGCTATCCGCTCTCTCGTCGTGGAAGAAGTGAGGTGACGCCGGACGATCTGGCGCGCATGTTTGCACCGGGCACCGGCCTGATGGACGCCTTCTTTCGCGATAACCTGGCAATGAAGGTTGATACCACCCGTTCGAGCTGGCGTTTTATGCCCGGCATTGACGGCAAAAGTCTGCCCGGCGGTGAAGCGCTGCTGCGGCCTTTTCAGCAGGCGCAGAGTATCCGCGATGCCTTTTTTGCCAACGGCGCGAACACGCCATCATTCCGCGTCACTATTCGTACCGTTCGTATGGACAACGATATCCTTAATCTGACGCTGGATGTAGACGGGCAGGTGCTGCGTTACAGCCATGGCCCGCAGGCGGTACAGCTGATGAGCTGGCCCGGCAGCGGCAGTACGCGGCAGGTGCGGATGCAGTTAGGGCTGGTGGATGGCACCACCTCCACGCTGGTAACCAACGGCGCCTGGGCGCTCAACCGTTTTTTTGACCGCGCCGCGCTCTCTGCGGGCAGCAACAGCCTGAGCCGTCAGGCGACATTCAACGTCGATGGACATCTTGTCACGCTGGAGTTTACGCCGAACAGCATACGTAATCCGTTTCAGCTTCCCGGCTTTTCCTGTCCATGA
- the tssA gene encoding type VI secretion system protein TssA yields the protein MNIDALLAPVSSDKPCGENLEYDADYMAMLQACEGKAEQQFGDTIIPAEPADWNKVERLATDLLSRTKDLRVMLALTHAWTQMKGLPGYASGLKLIEQSLLLYWEPLWPLLEEDGEHDPFYRINALAALGDKSTLTSALRQAPLLRTAVDQISLRDACSLLDGSKVEIPDYPGGRPRLSDELARGEQPGIEAILQISERLQTIRETLTEHLGESGVPEMGQLQKTISLVAQACQTTDLGALLATVTGGEAAAPSAPKASVPAAPQPQAHTDWRSCEINSRSEAQLMLEKVKNYFSRYEPSHPAPLMIERVQRVIELDFMEMIRDLAPDGVQQLENLFGRRE from the coding sequence ATGAATATCGATGCGCTATTAGCCCCGGTAAGCAGTGACAAGCCGTGCGGGGAAAACCTGGAATATGATGCCGATTATATGGCGATGCTACAGGCGTGCGAAGGTAAAGCGGAACAGCAGTTCGGCGACACAATTATCCCTGCCGAGCCTGCCGACTGGAACAAAGTTGAACGGCTGGCGACCGATCTGCTTTCCCGCACCAAAGACCTGCGGGTGATGTTAGCGCTTACTCACGCCTGGACGCAGATGAAAGGGCTGCCGGGCTATGCCAGCGGCCTGAAGCTGATCGAGCAGTCGCTGCTGCTTTACTGGGAACCGCTCTGGCCGTTGCTGGAGGAAGACGGTGAGCACGATCCTTTCTATCGCATCAACGCGCTGGCGGCGCTGGGTGATAAATCGACGCTGACCTCTGCGCTACGTCAGGCCCCGCTTTTACGCACCGCGGTCGATCAAATCTCCCTGCGCGACGCCTGCTCGCTGCTGGACGGTAGCAAAGTTGAAATTCCTGACTATCCCGGCGGACGCCCCAGGCTGAGCGATGAGCTGGCACGGGGCGAACAACCCGGTATTGAAGCGATATTGCAGATAAGTGAGCGTTTGCAAACAATTCGCGAAACCCTGACTGAGCACCTTGGTGAAAGCGGCGTGCCAGAGATGGGACAGCTACAGAAAACCATCAGTCTGGTAGCTCAGGCGTGTCAAACAACAGACTTAGGTGCGCTGCTGGCAACCGTAACCGGCGGTGAAGCCGCAGCGCCTTCTGCACCGAAAGCCAGTGTGCCAGCCGCGCCACAGCCGCAGGCGCATACCGACTGGCGTAGCTGTGAAATTAATTCGCGATCTGAAGCGCAGCTAATGCTGGAAAAAGTAAAAAACTATTTTTCCCGTTACGAGCCCAGCCATCCGGCTCCGCTAATGATCGAACGAGTCCAGCGGGTTATCGAACTCGATTTTATGGAAATGATTCGCGACCTTGCGCCCGATGGCGTACAGCAGCTGGAAAATCTGTTTGGCCGCCGCGAATAA
- a CDS encoding SH3 domain-containing protein, with protein sequence MKIQIALTLLLVLSITGCKTTPPITDDTIVTSTVGDVKLTHRYAVTPPKTFTPINEEYRALYNASVMSRPDFGGKLVRYLENAERYKVLGAVENNWLAIAELDKEQLLGYVPLRAVVKSDLYEKTIKADQRRRRTRSTTPAKKKNCIAVDGTSRACQNSSSGTWIID encoded by the coding sequence GTGAAAATACAAATAGCATTAACTCTGCTTTTGGTTCTTAGTATTACCGGTTGTAAAACGACACCGCCCATCACTGATGACACCATCGTTACCAGCACCGTGGGTGACGTTAAGCTTACCCACCGTTACGCGGTTACTCCGCCAAAAACCTTTACGCCAATTAATGAAGAGTATCGTGCGCTGTATAACGCCTCGGTAATGAGCCGTCCTGACTTCGGCGGCAAGCTGGTGCGCTATCTGGAGAATGCTGAGCGTTATAAGGTACTGGGCGCGGTAGAGAACAACTGGTTAGCCATTGCGGAACTGGATAAAGAGCAGCTGCTGGGTTATGTGCCGCTGCGCGCCGTGGTGAAAAGCGATCTGTATGAAAAAACGATTAAGGCGGATCAACGCCGCAGGCGCACGCGCAGCACCACGCCGGCTAAGAAAAAGAACTGCATTGCGGTTGATGGCACCAGCAGGGCGTGCCAGAACAGCAGCAGCGGCACCTGGATTATTGACTAA
- the tssJ gene encoding type VI secretion system lipoprotein TssJ encodes MKITYFPRLAKQMFCLVALTLLGGCSFFFGSEPSRYALFVQALPPVNDSAPLKLKVMVLKSDADFMSADFYSLQNNAAAVLGSNLLSNEQFFFMPGQLKKTLSGQLLPEARYIGVMAEYQSLNGKKWRLSLALPSPGDTSPGEGWQQKSDTLQTRIVADQHGVRVAGKKELLPE; translated from the coding sequence ATGAAAATAACCTATTTTCCGCGTCTGGCTAAACAGATGTTTTGCCTTGTTGCGCTTACCCTGCTGGGCGGCTGTAGCTTTTTTTTTGGCAGCGAGCCCTCCCGTTACGCGCTGTTTGTGCAGGCGCTTCCACCGGTTAATGATTCTGCGCCGCTGAAGCTTAAGGTAATGGTACTGAAATCGGATGCTGACTTCATGTCAGCAGACTTCTATTCGCTGCAAAACAACGCCGCTGCTGTGCTGGGCAGTAACCTGCTCAGTAACGAGCAATTCTTCTTTATGCCCGGCCAGCTGAAAAAAACGCTTAGTGGACAGCTTCTGCCAGAAGCGCGCTATATCGGTGTAATGGCTGAATATCAGTCGCTTAATGGTAAAAAGTGGCGTCTCTCTTTGGCGTTGCCGTCGCCGGGCGATACCTCTCCTGGCGAAGGCTGGCAGCAAAAATCAGATACCTTGCAGACCCGCATTGTCGCTGATCAACACGGCGTGCGCGTCGCAGGCAAGAAAGAATTACTGCCTGAATAA
- the yjjG gene encoding pyrimidine 5'-nucleotidase, which produces MLQNWDWILFDADDTLFHFDAFAGLQRLFKDYDVEFSNDDYDEYQAVNKPLWVDYQNGAITALQLQHQRFTGWAEKLKVSPDELNSGFLSAMGEVCVPLEGAVNLMNALKGKVKMGIITNGFTALQQVRLQRTGFRDYFDLLVISEQVGYAKPHPAIFDYALEKMGNPPRERVLMVGDNPDSDILGGINAGLKTCWLNADGRERPAAIIPDWQIGSLHELQLILVS; this is translated from the coding sequence ATGCTACAAAACTGGGACTGGATCCTTTTTGACGCTGACGACACGCTGTTTCACTTCGATGCGTTTGCCGGGTTACAGCGGCTGTTTAAAGATTACGACGTTGAGTTTAGCAACGACGATTATGATGAGTATCAGGCGGTTAATAAGCCCTTGTGGGTGGATTATCAGAACGGTGCCATCACCGCTTTGCAGCTACAGCACCAGCGTTTTACCGGCTGGGCGGAAAAACTCAAGGTATCGCCCGATGAGCTGAACAGCGGTTTTCTTTCCGCAATGGGTGAGGTTTGTGTACCGCTGGAAGGCGCGGTAAATCTGATGAACGCGCTGAAAGGCAAGGTCAAGATGGGCATCATCACTAACGGTTTTACGGCGTTACAGCAGGTACGTTTACAGCGCACCGGCTTTCGTGACTATTTCGATCTGCTGGTTATCTCGGAACAGGTGGGATACGCCAAGCCCCATCCGGCGATTTTTGACTATGCGTTGGAGAAGATGGGTAACCCGCCGCGTGAGCGTGTACTAATGGTGGGGGATAACCCCGATTCAGATATCCTCGGTGGCATCAATGCCGGACTGAAAACCTGCTGGCTTAACGCCGATGGGCGCGAGCGGCCTGCCGCTATCATACCTGACTGGCAGATCGGTTCACTGCACGAACTACAATTGATTCTTGTTTCTTAA
- the rimI gene encoding ribosomal protein S18-alanine N-acetyltransferase, with protein sequence MMSISLLTPNDLPEALAIERRSHAYPWTEATFASNQGERYLNYRLDLDGRMAAFAITQWVLDEATLFNIAVDPACQRRGLGKALLNHLIEQLQQRDIFTLWLEVRASNQAAIALYEQTGFNEVSVRRNYYPAPHGREDALIMALSL encoded by the coding sequence ATGATGTCGATTTCTTTACTCACGCCGAACGATCTTCCTGAAGCGCTCGCCATTGAACGGCGCAGCCACGCTTACCCGTGGACAGAGGCGACCTTCGCCAGCAACCAGGGCGAACGCTATCTTAATTACCGTCTGGATCTGGATGGCCGCATGGCGGCATTTGCGATTACCCAGTGGGTACTGGATGAGGCGACGTTGTTTAATATTGCCGTCGATCCTGCCTGCCAGCGTCGTGGCCTGGGTAAAGCCCTGCTGAACCATTTGATTGAGCAGCTCCAGCAGCGCGATATTTTCACTCTGTGGCTGGAAGTTCGTGCTTCTAACCAGGCGGCAATCGCGCTCTATGAACAGACCGGCTTTAACGAAGTCTCGGTGCGCCGAAATTATTACCCGGCACCTCACGGCAGGGAAGATGCTCTGATTATGGCGCTCAGCCTGTAG
- a CDS encoding DNA polymerase III subunit psi, whose protein sequence is MSSRRDWLLQQMGITQYKLRRPRALKGEIAITLPPDTRLLIVADIPPGTEDPLVSDVLRALAIAPQQTLSVTPEQLAMLPEDRACASWRLGTDAPVAQQGPHLSTPPLEALYFDAGAKRALWQQICEYDVDFFTHAERSS, encoded by the coding sequence ATGTCATCCAGACGTGACTGGCTACTACAGCAAATGGGCATTACGCAATATAAGCTGCGGCGTCCGCGCGCGTTAAAAGGGGAAATTGCCATCACGCTGCCGCCGGATACCCGTCTGCTTATCGTGGCGGATATTCCTCCTGGCACCGAGGACCCCCTGGTGAGCGATGTGCTGCGCGCGCTGGCGATTGCGCCGCAGCAAACGCTGAGCGTAACGCCGGAACAGTTGGCTATGCTGCCTGAAGATCGCGCCTGCGCCAGCTGGCGTCTGGGCACCGATGCGCCGGTAGCGCAGCAGGGTCCACACCTTTCCACGCCGCCGCTTGAGGCGCTCTATTTTGACGCCGGAGCGAAACGCGCGCTCTGGCAGCAAATTTGTGAATATGATGTCGATTTCTTTACTCACGCCGAACGATCTTCCTGA
- a CDS encoding DotU family type VI secretion system protein codes for MQERHATGSDAVFSGASSNNPLVAAANPLLNAIPQIRHSVSHDDPAALRQRLIDEVRHFEKNSQRAGLAYEVIVGARYCLCTALDEAAALTPWGSRGVWPGNGLLVTFHNETWGGEKFFQLLAKLSQNPREHIFLLELINYCLLLGFEGRYRVMDNGRSQLETIRQRLLQMIRGVRGDYPAPLSPHPVDQPVMRKMWRPMVPLWACAALAGFLACLLYILLNWRLGDHTSPVLASVYQTPLPEVKIRNPAPRAPAVLNLRAFLQPEIDEGLVAVRDEADQSVVTLKGDGLFASGSTSISEPYEPVIDRIAQAMDNVSGRILVIGYSDNVPIRSARFASNYELSLARAQSVRLMLQKHLSQPGRVKAEGRGETNPLAPNNTPENRARNRRVEITLLVSPANTRAELNGLPQGN; via the coding sequence ATGCAGGAACGACATGCTACCGGCAGCGATGCCGTCTTTTCCGGTGCCAGCAGTAATAACCCGCTGGTTGCCGCTGCTAACCCTTTGCTGAATGCGATACCGCAAATTCGCCACTCTGTATCGCATGACGATCCCGCCGCGCTGCGCCAGCGCCTGATCGATGAGGTGCGGCATTTTGAAAAAAACAGTCAGCGCGCTGGACTGGCGTATGAGGTGATTGTCGGCGCGCGCTACTGTCTCTGTACCGCGCTGGATGAAGCGGCAGCGCTGACGCCCTGGGGAAGTCGCGGCGTCTGGCCTGGTAATGGCCTGCTGGTGACCTTTCATAATGAAACCTGGGGCGGCGAAAAGTTTTTTCAGCTGCTGGCGAAGCTGTCACAAAACCCGCGTGAGCATATCTTTCTGCTGGAGCTGATCAATTACTGCCTGCTGCTGGGGTTTGAAGGGCGCTACCGGGTCATGGACAACGGGCGCTCGCAGCTGGAAACCATCCGTCAGCGCCTGCTGCAAATGATTCGCGGCGTACGCGGCGACTATCCAGCGCCTCTGTCGCCTCATCCGGTCGATCAGCCGGTGATGCGCAAGATGTGGCGTCCGATGGTGCCGCTCTGGGCCTGCGCGGCGCTGGCCGGATTCCTCGCCTGCCTGCTTTATATCCTGCTCAACTGGCGGCTGGGCGATCATACCAGCCCGGTGCTGGCCTCGGTTTATCAAACGCCGCTGCCGGAAGTGAAAATTCGCAATCCGGCACCGCGTGCGCCAGCGGTGCTGAACCTGCGTGCCTTCCTGCAACCAGAAATTGATGAAGGGCTGGTGGCGGTGCGCGACGAGGCGGATCAAAGCGTGGTCACGCTGAAGGGAGACGGGCTGTTCGCCTCCGGTTCTACCTCCATCAGTGAGCCTTATGAGCCGGTGATCGATCGCATCGCGCAGGCGATGGATAACGTCAGCGGCAGAATTCTGGTGATCGGTTACAGCGATAATGTACCGATCCGCAGCGCCCGCTTTGCCTCTAACTATGAGTTGTCGCTGGCGCGCGCGCAGTCGGTGCGGCTAATGCTGCAAAAACATCTGTCGCAGCCGGGACGCGTCAAGGCGGAGGGGCGTGGCGAAACCAATCCGCTGGCACCTAACAATACGCCAGAGAACCGCGCCCGCAATCGTCGGGTGGAGATCACACTGTTAGTTTCGCCAGCGAATACGCGCGCGGAGCTAAATGGATTGCCGCAAGGGAACTGA